A region of Saccharococcus thermophilus DNA encodes the following proteins:
- a CDS encoding flagellar FlbD family protein translates to MIALTRLNGKKFVLNALYIEQVEAFPDTTITLTNGKKLVVRESVQEVVDLVNDFYRQAAVLRLLGDLGGSESEKQ, encoded by the coding sequence ATGATTGCACTGACTAGGCTCAATGGCAAAAAGTTTGTGCTCAACGCGCTTTATATTGAACAAGTGGAGGCCTTTCCGGATACGACGATTACACTGACCAATGGAAAGAAATTGGTTGTCCGCGAATCCGTACAGGAAGTTGTCGATTTAGTCAATGATTTTTATCGGCAAGCGGCGGTGTTGCGCTTACTGGGAGATTTAGGAGGATCCGAAAGTGAAAAGCAATAA
- the fliL gene encoding flagellar basal body-associated protein FliL, whose translation MKSNKLIKTMIMILVIIALIGTVALIAVMKLTGQKETGAPSADEIVASSIDIPDVTTNLADGSYVKISFKIQMDSKDGKDEAEKRDFQIKNIIIEELSEMKAENFKGKKGMVALEERLKQQINQIMQEGKVVQVYITSFILQ comes from the coding sequence GTGAAAAGCAATAAACTAATTAAAACGATGATCATGATCCTTGTCATTATTGCTCTTATTGGTACTGTAGCATTAATTGCGGTGATGAAACTAACCGGCCAAAAAGAAACTGGCGCGCCAAGCGCGGATGAAATTGTCGCCAGTTCGATCGATATTCCGGATGTTACAACGAATCTAGCAGATGGGAGCTACGTGAAAATTTCCTTTAAAATTCAAATGGACAGTAAAGATGGTAAGGATGAGGCGGAAAAACGCGATTTTCAAATTAAAAATATTATTATTGAAGAACTTTCGGAAATGAAAGCGGAGAATTTCAAAGGGAAAAAAGGTATGGTCGCGTTAGAAGAACGGTTGAAACAACAAATTAATCAAATCATGCAAGAAGGAAAAGTAGTGCAAGTATACATCACCTCCTTTATCCTCCAATAG